In Conger conger chromosome 9, fConCon1.1, whole genome shotgun sequence, the genomic stretch caattgttgccgcgaggcattccagcctacgaatttaataaaaagtaaaattaaCTGACTGACAccgacttaccaaacggtgttcctgattagcctacactaattgatttctgaacggttacaggaagtgttggcgcactttaagtgtagccttttactttatttcttagaataaaattctacaacagaagtcTAATAAGAAAAacgcctgcctcgaatacaagcctgccccaaataaaggcctgtgctttgtgcagcctaagtaaataaaagaccccggccacaatttgaggatttacctGTACATATACACCAAGTATTTGAGAAGGATGAAGATATTCTCTGCAACATATGGTGCGGTCTCTTAGCAATCgggtactttgttgtacgttgctctggataagagcgtctgccaaatgccaataatgtaatgtaatgtaaaaatacaaaaattgtCCGAGTCAGTTATATAGTAAATTCCACTAAGAAATATTATATACAAGGCTACAATACAAGTGTGATACTTACAAAGAGTCCTCATGTTGGTGACACCAGTCTAAGCTTGAGCACCTCCTGAAACGAAAGTAAAAACCGAAACGCATACTATATGTAATGTAGCCAACTAAAACAGAAACTTTATCGGCATATAATCAAGCCAAAGTCAGAGCCagaaccaaaaccaaaaccaaaaacaagtccagtaccgagggagaaggcaatctcgtaatcggtacaccatgcaaaaagtcccaACAATTTCGGAAAGACATGACATGGAGATATATACAGGTGTAGACAtatgcagacaattagcttgagagcagcattcGAATGGAAATCAGGCGTGGAGGactgacaagttaacaagataattagtaatcgttagtaataaacatATCCtgacctagcgttagtaaatgacatgcacgagaaacgtaaagtaaacatgaacacatgattagaattttagtattacccaatcctgatctaacattagtaagtagacacgggaatatgaaacaattagggaagcgtgagcgaCTAGGGCAATATACATTCCATTTTTTGTATagctatttaaataaaacacgTCTTTCAGATGTTAAGCAGATGCTAGAAAACCTGTCAACCGAATAGGCTATACCCTAAACTTTATGTCATGAACATCACTCCCTTCTAAGGAAATAATTTATCTATTTTCAGCATTACTACCGACAACACGCTGGCTCCAGTAGCAATATTAGCTTTAAGTAATGAACACTAATTAATTAGTGGCGGTCTGTAGTGTGGTGGtaaagtctgccaaatgccattgttttatgttatgtaatgtaatgtaatttacataCCCTATGACATCAGCCGAACACACAcaattgtacagtatatcataCTGCCACATAATTAAAGCTCCAAGGGATTATTTGGTTATTGTTTTTCCTCCCTATTTTTCATTaccttcattttatttgtgcggCTAGAGCATTACGTTCCTTTCAGCAAAGGATTTCCGACGGACAGATGCTTCAATCACTGTCGTTGTCGCCCTTGCTCAGCTAAAAACGCCGACGAGCTCCACAGGACTAATCAAAGCGACCCCGCATATTATCCCCTCCAAACGTCACCTTCCTcaccctagagcaggggtcggcaaccctggtcctggagagccacaggatgtgctggctttcgttgttacttggcattaattgatcaatgaaagttgttgattacacagttaactcacctcacctggtttcttaggtctgaatcggttgcttattttaaggtggagacgaaagcctgCGGCTCTCCttgaccagggttgccgacccctgccctagaggaTACAgtttgtctaactaacaaactaacattcactagttttgggaatttgtaatttaatcacgtaactaacagaCTCTAACTCTACttcaatactgctctataactctgcttccctgttctatccctaaattGTTTGCCTCGATTCAGCAAaatgttcgcacctgctctGCACTACCTCtacattccttaactctgtgcaattgtctactccctagtcctgagccgtttctattacatgtgtctgtgaatccagtcccgcgttttcattacattacattacattacattacatggcatttagcagacgctcttatccagagcgacgtacaacgaagtgcagatcaaacgcaagtataagtgcgaagaggacctgagaggacagtacagttccgagtcctagtgtaaacatacagataatcagaacccttgagtacaatccacattacattacattaattacattaattgcatttggcagacgctcttatccagagcgacgttcagttgattagactatgcaggagacaatcctctcctggagcaataaagggttaagggccttgctcaagcgcccaacggctgtgcggatcttattgtggcgacactggGGATCCCTTGTCATTGTATGTTTGccttttcatgtgtctcacctgatgtttatttgttagaccgccctcactcccatgccctgcctcgtttgtctcattcccccgTGTATTTTAGTCTttctcagttgcaccttgcAAGTTCGCCTTATCCTGATCCACAAGTGATCGCTATTACATCGCTGTTCAGTTAatacttttaactttttttcttttttccccccaccatCCATAAGCAACATGCACACCGTCAATCGCACTCATTCTTATCATCTGtactattgttttattttgttcggTTGGTTCTGTTCCGTTTTGAATGTGATTTTCTTGTCTTCTGTCTTTGTAACACCGTGTCTAACACTTGTATTGCACTTAAGTTATGtgaaataaagtttaaaaaacatttttatgaagaCATTCTCGTCACGTTTGTGATCTCAACGTTAAAATAACAACTGTCATTAACAGCTGTGGATGCTATCCTCCCTTCCAGAGATGTGACCAAGTCCCTCTTATCCAAGTCACAAGTAAGTCTCAAGTCATTTGGTCCAAGTCTCAAGCAAGtcccaagtatttttttcttgggcaagtcaagtcaagtcaagtcacaggttatgtcaagtcaagtcaagtcgagTCCTTGGTTACGGCAAGTCAAGTCCCAAATCGAGTCACTCCCGCAACGATgacaacaatagcttttgctggtttacttcacgcgctcatacatggcagttggtggcagttcgaactgtcaaaagtgtgactgtagccaggtcaatatttttgctgggtactcggtatgtccagccttataagtccaaagtccctggttactttttcatagtttcaatggattttgacaatagacatgtcagacttcaatcatgttaacgctctcgagcgtgcgtcaaagtttaggtagcaaataacagtgctgtatccttctgacgtcatttacatagctacagaactgtccgatcacgccgaatcactgatagaaacaagatgaattaatgacgattcagaaaatgtataacttttaaagatttaaataaatcctatggtgggacttttgccatttatggacggtacgacagaaaattccggtgccgtcgaacttaatcgaatgcttttatttatatcgttcgaatgaccaagtgccgttaaaaagcaaattgtatggctttgtgctattcgcgtatgctagctacatcatgctaacatcgtacagggaccagtaaaggcttagaacacactagcacttagttattgtaagtttgatcacctctactgtaaagtaaaaaagtggacaaattacgttttctgtgagaaatctattggcgagctcacgtgcacacacagcggtctacattctaaagctccattttgccctccctactaacTAATATCACCTGCGCCTATTTAGGaatcagtctgtttgttgtttgcaaCTGAGAGAGGATGAGTCAGGGTGCCGATATTTCTGTTGACCACTAAACGCTAACACTAACATCTGAGTCCAAATGCAATACCATCTATGCAGAGCAATGTTTTGTCGTAGTATCAATAAACACTCTAACTGCAGCTACGGACTCATGCTCGTTCCTTGGACTCGTGTCGGACAGATCTCCCTGTACTCGCCCTCTCAGCGGCTTATAGTTGGTTTTGATAGTCGCATTACAGCCACTAAATTAATCAGCCGTTCCTCCTCCACGACACCGTGTCCCAAAGCGCGGGGCAGGAGGTAAGTAGAAACGGCTTCTGACAAACGTTTAGTACAAGttatgtttattaaatgtgttatttaaggTGCATttggtgtctgtggtctgttttgGGAGCTGGTAATGGAGAGTATTGGGGGTGCAATTGTGTGGGGGCAGCATCACGGTCGGGTGCTGTGGCGGCAACAGAAGGACACACGAAGAAGTAGTAATGCTCACTGAGCATACCCACAGTGTTCAGACTAAAATAACCGGTAACTTTTTGAAGCAACAAGGATTCCGATCAGAGAGTAGAGTAGCAGTCAATACAAACTAATTTAGCCCAATGTATGGGATGTCCCGGCTAAATTGATAGTTGGATAGTTGGTAACTCTTGGCGGCGTTccatgacttttttttctccccctgacGCGACGGAACAGCAGCCTCTTTTTGTATCGGGACCTCCTGATTTACAAACTAAGCactggttatttcattttatctggctaacgttagctgacaCGAGCCACCCCTCACACTTACCGATCCGAATGAGTCCTCAAATGACGAACAAAGTTTGATGTTGTACTCTGGCTGTCAGAAATCGTTGTTGAGCAGGTCTTGCATTCAGCAGTTCGTTTTTTTCCATCACATTTGAAATTTTTTAATCCAAAAGTGATGACAAGTCATTCGAGTCATCATGTCTCAAGTCacatcaagtctcaagtctttaaCTTCCAAGTCCAAGTCGAGtctcaagtaaattattttctgtcaagtCAAGTTGCAAGTCGTCAAAAAGGTGACTCGAGTCGACGTCACAATGACTCGAGTCCACATCtctgccgaccagctcgtcaggagcatttggggggtaggtgtcttgctcagggacagttcgatacagcccaggtgggggatcgaaccggcaacgctccgactgccagacgactgctcttactgcccttactgcctgagccatgttgcacGGGTACCTGTGGGGGCTTCACAAGTGTTCATCACATTTTACAGGCTTTTTTCAAAGtggtaaacacacatacacacacactcacacacccacacccacacacacacacacacacacacacacacacacacacacacacacacacacacacattttgaacAAACACTTTTGTTGCATAAGCACTCCAATCAGAAAGCTTTAATACAAGTTAAGAAATGCATGGCATTTATTTGTAATACATCATTCATAGCATTCTGGATGCTATGACAAAAATCAAAGTTACAAAACCATAGAATAAAATGACAGATTCCTGAAAGCCTACGTGACCCAGAGTGCATCCCTTCCCCTGATCATCACCCATTAGCATGCCTTTTGGTTGAAAATATATTCCGGGCAGTGGCGGCAGTGGCAGTGGCAGTGTTCTTCAGAACACTGACATACTCTCCTGTGGTATTTGGCTTGTCTTAGGCTTAGTGACCCCTTCAAAGCCTTCCTTGTTGGTCtcttcctgaacagggttgggaaaAGCGTCGTCCAGGTCTTCGCCGTCGCCCTGAGAGTCCTGCCCGACGTACACCACAATGACGTCCCCGCTGAAGTTCATCACTTGTCCGTTTGAAATGAAGGTGGTGTTATTGTTTCCGGTGACGTGGcctacaatacaatataaaacaaaaccaaaaaaaagaaagaaagcggTGAACAACCCGTCTCGCAGAGATTTCCGTTCTTTTTGTTACAGACGACACGGATAATCAATGCGGGGCGCACTAATGGCCTTCGATACGATTACCTCACATAAATCCTCACAGTTACGCGGCCGTGCAGAACACGGGCTATTCTTTGACGCTGGCGTAATTCACCTCTGTGGGACCACTCCGTAAGCGGCTCATTATAGACTCTTAATTTCCTCACTGCCTGAGGTCCCGAGTATTCAGAACGAATGTttgatattgatttgattcagtttttaactataatgtaatgcaaaatgtatagtacgtttatttaggacctttcattgaattatttttgaaagaatcttatctgtacagaatgttatacaggtgcctaagacttttgcacagcactgtatgtattcatatattcaAAGGTGAGGACAGAAGAACATTGTGCTCAGACCTCAGTTTAGTACAGAGgctgtaaatatgaaaatatgatgggaacaaaaaacacaaacaaccaacAACTGGTTTAATCAACCTCCTTTTACCATCTGTTagcaataaaatatgaacatccgcagaatttcacacacagtgaTCATGTGTCCACAGTCATATAGAGTGTGGTTCTTCTGGTGGAGGGGGTGTCCATAGCTGGTTAAAATGACTACTATTCAAATTTCCACTCATTTTCATTCTCTGGGACTGCACAACTGACTAAAATATAGCTTCCCTTGCTTCAAATGTTATGCTGATTTAGTGTGGCACATGGACcattaaaataaatcagaaaatcAGCTTTACTCAAGTTCCTCAGAACAAAGACTGGAAAGGTCCTGATGACCACACTGGTTTTAAATAACCCATTCACAGCCTTTTCGTTGCCGTCTgagatcacttcctgtttccattGTATACTGCAGCCCACATACTTGATGAGCAAGTGTCTGTAGATTACTCACAAACATGATCTGTGATCTGTGACCTAAAAAGGTAAAGAATCTAATTAAAAATGCGATTACATGTCCGTATAAAGTCATATTGGTTACCTGCCAAGCAGGCAGTTCAGCATTCACATGAAATGGAAAGTGAAAGTCATTTTGACAGAGGACAAAGATTCAAATCCACCTGCTTTTGTATCACTGAGCACTCATACTAAATACTAAGTACTGAGTACGTAAGCCAATTTTTATACGTGAAGCACCTCGTGGACCTGGCTTTTGGCTCACTCATTCACCCTCACCCgtaaactcactcactcacgtttAGTAGGCTGAAGATTTCCCACAAGGGGGAGCTCTTAGCACTCGGGTGGGTGAAATCTGGGGGTACGACAGTACGTGGGAGTTCTGCTTTGCGTCAATGGCACTACGTGTCCTGGTTTTTGCTATAAAACATCAGGTGCATTCTGAATAATATGTCAaatgtgggggcgacatggctcaggcagtaagagcagtcgtctggcagtcagagggctgccggttcgatccccagcctgggctgtgtcgaagtgtccctgagcaagacacctaaccccgtgtgtgtgtgtgagtgtgtgtatgaatgggtgaatgagaagcatcaattgtacagcgctttggataaaggcgctatataaatgccacccaTTTACCATTAAATGTGTGAGCTATGAGTAAGGTCATCACTGAAGCCAACATGCTGGAACGAATGCTGTCTTCAACCATACTGCAGGTGGGACATAAAACAATTCACccgataggctccagcccccctgcgaccctgttcaagcgggttaagataatggatggatggatgtacacCAATTTTGAGGCTGAGTTGTATTCTGAGGTAATTTTTccgttttccatttccttgttCCTTCCTCTGATACCTCCCCCCAGCAAAGCGCTGGCAACATTCTTTCCGACATATGTCACTGCTGATTGTCTGGAATGGCTTAACGTCCACTCAGCAGACACTGTTCCCTACCCCTTTGaagagaaggtttttttttttttttttggaatttggAATTTTTAGAattgtcagtgttctagaactccaacGCTTTCAGTAGCCGgtcgtgattgtgacatcagcattagaatgttcagttaagagcattccagtcacatatttgtgatcttacacctttaAAGGGTTACCAAAACTGAGATATTAAGGTTCCCTAAGCCCTAGATCAGTGGAACTGGTACCGTAGTGGGTCGGCGATCATACTCTCAGTCCCCCTTCCGACCCGTCAATGATTGAAGTCTTGCCCAAGCCCCCTACCAAGTCCCTAAATCAGGTAAAAAAATTCCCCATTCTACactcaaaaaatggaaaaattggaCTTAATACAAGTACAAGTACTTAATTGGTTGAAGTCCCATATCCTTAATAATACAGTGTGCAaccactgttcataattttatCACGCAATTTTATCACCTCTGAGTGTATGCTGTTCACTCACCTGCTGCCACAGTCTGACCCTCCAGCCCAGGGCCCTGTGTGATGTCACCTGTGGACAGGTGAAGAGAGAGGCCCTGCTCACAGCCACTGACCAACGGCAGGGCTGCTTTAGCCGTGGAGTCCATACTGGGGCAGCCCCTCTGGCCCTGAGTCCCCCCACCGCCCCGGCCACAGAGCTCCAGGCAGCGGTCACATGACCCGTGCCGGTGCGCACATCGAGGGCAGGCCGTCACGGCGGGGCAGTTCCCGCAGGTCCCCGCCGTCTCccgcagggggcgctgtgcgcCGGCGTCCGCGCAGGAGCAGGGGGCCACGGCCTGGCTGCAGTCCTCGTTCTCCCCCAGCTCCAGGGGCTCCTTCAGGGACAGCGTGCAGCTGCAGGGCCCCGGCGGGGGGGCTCTCTGCCTGCGGCCGGACTCTGACGCCGACGCGTCGCCCCccgccggccccgccccgcccccggccccgcgcTCGTCCACCGCCGAGGCGCAGAGGGAGTCCTGGGGCTCCCCCTCCTGGCGGATCAGGCAGGTGACCTCCAGGGTGCAGTCCTGCATCCCGTCACCGGCCGCGTAGGGGGTCAGTGCCGTTTCCTTTAGGGGAGGATAAGCAAATCCTGAGTCACAACACCCCCCTtccactacacacatacactcacactcaccgagcactttattagatcgtattgtatttattagacttctactgctgtagctcttccacttaagagttatgatccTTCAAAGAAACATGATacacactgaaaatgaaaataggactaaaaaaaaaaagttacttttTTGAAAGGtgaattataaaaatgtaaagcatgtcatttatAGATTTTGTTCTGTAAGGAACTGCTTAAACGGCTCTATAGAATGAAAGCGGAAACAACCGTAACTCAGAACACAGAGCTCAGCCCTGCACTCAGACTTGCTGCCTCATTCTGCCGCACAAATTCAATTTTCATAAAGACGACATTAATATGGGCTCTTTCCAGGAAAAAGGTCAGTTTGAAACACACAGAtttgtgcagtgcagtgagaGACGTAGGCAGGTGCTTTGATGTGGGAGTCGTGTTTCGCGTGCTCGGTTTGCGTTCAGGGCCGTCTGCTTCCAGCACTGAAGAGAcggtctgtgtgtttacaggatGAGGACactaatgtattattatatacacTAATGTCTGTGTTATTCCTCACCTGCAGCATCGAGTTCCTCTTCAGGTCCTGCACACATGTTCGCACATTTTCTGGGAAAAAGCCACACATTCGCGTTAGCTTACACTCTTAAAAACACTCAATAACAGAATCAACAGTTCTACAACACCCGTGTCACATCGACAACACAACAGCACTGCGCAGCCCGTGTCCGAATAAGCTGAGCGGCACAAAAATCAGCCAAAACGGACACTTCGCATATTCCAGTCCCGATGGAAGGACCCAGATCACAGAGCCTTTAACGCTGCAGTATAAACTGGCTGCATTTTAGCTCCACTTCGTCTCTCTGGTCCCTCGACCAGGACAGACTAGACAATCATTTCCTGCATCTCCACCAGAACCCACAATCTACTGCAGCTGTGCCAGGCAGCCAGGCTCAGAGTCTGCTGCACATAATGACAAACACGCCATGAAGTGGGCTGGAGGGAAGGGCGTAGCTTTTTACCGCCGTGTGCCTCGTGAGAAAAGCCTACCGATAAACTCAAACTGAGCATGAGAATTTCTGCGAGACCACATACGGACTGACTCTCCCAGGCACATCCTGTACATTAGATCTGAATGAATTGATATTAAGCAACGCATTCCAGACACATCGTAACGGATGTGCGTTAACTAAATGCGCAAAATCACCATTATCCCGCAACTATCCGCATGGCTCCAAGCCGAATTAACCGGTGGCAGACTGAAAAGGGATTTAGGTGCAAATTTAGTTAGCGCTGATTTCATTTCTAGATGGAAGCACCTCGTTGACGTGGCTGGGAACTGACTTACAGACTGACTGAATCACTCATGTTTAGCCGGCTGAAGATTATCCACAAGGGGGCGCTGTTAGCACCCAGGGTGCTTCAGATAAACCATGCCGCGTCCTTGTAGCTGTCACTGCCCTGTAATTCTGTGCCAGCAGGTAATTGGCTCTGTCTCACAGTGCGCGGAGCTGAGCAATCTCAGCAATTTGTCTGCCTTTCTATCGACAGAAAAACACACCAGGTGTGATCTTCCCACTGACAGAAGAGCAAACAGTCTACCCACCGCTTGCTTTAGAcgcaacataacataacataaggtaatgatgagaacaggccattcagcccagcaatgcttgccttttcctacccctaagtgtacctactgcctagtttgcctaaaagcttaGTATCtaacaccatatcaagcctggtcttgaaaaccccgcAGTgattctgcctccactacatgtactggcaagctattccacacagtgaccactggcTGG encodes the following:
- the LOC133137324 gene encoding tumor necrosis factor receptor superfamily member 11A-like encodes the protein MGVDMTTNWIIHIWIRQLIVCLCAQVVFSRPSCNPHQYVRDRRCCKKCEPGMYALSLCTSSLDTICRPCGTNEYQPDWNNETRCLTQKFCDRGRGFDPDRRENHTAAVPCRCLPGLQCSLVNCEFCERMPVCPPGYGLAVGDMGRGSCSECGPGLFSNLSSAIEPCRPWTDCKALGRAEKQPGTTETDAVCGPRVPGSATSWVIVAVLSVIIVISLVVLFLFCCKDKLKSLTENVRTCVQDLKRNSMLQETALTPYAAGDGMQDCTLEVTCLIRQEGEPQDSLCASAVDERGAGGGAGPAGGDASASESGRRQRAPPPGPCSCTLSLKEPLELGENEDCSQAVAPCSCADAGAQRPLRETAGTCGNCPAVTACPRCAHRHGSCDRCLELCGRGGGGTQGQRGCPSMDSTAKAALPLVSGCEQGLSLHLSTGDITQGPGLEGQTVAAGHVTGNNNTTFISNGQVMNFSGDVIVVYVGQDSQGDGEDLDDAFPNPVQEETNKEGFEGVTKPKTSQIPQESMSVF